From one Halothece sp. PCC 7418 genomic stretch:
- a CDS encoding methyltransferase domain-containing protein, with protein MTNVGDKIEAENSRWSFSGEISQHFDQHIKKSIPFYETSHELGINISDFFLSDGSVCYDLGCSTGTLLARLAKHHQGKRVQFIGIDVEAEMVNYGQNVCQSFANIEIRNESLIDLDLEKADLIIAYYTMQFIKPKHRQVLFDRIYEALNWGGGFLLFEKVRSPDARFQDMMTTLYTDYKLDQGYSGDEIIAKNRSLKGVLEPFSHEGNLGLLERAGFVDITTVMKYICFEGFLAIK; from the coding sequence ATGACGAATGTTGGCGATAAAATTGAAGCAGAAAATTCACGTTGGTCATTTAGTGGGGAAATCAGTCAACACTTTGATCAACATATTAAGAAGTCGATTCCTTTTTATGAAACCAGCCATGAATTAGGGATTAATATTTCTGATTTTTTCTTAAGTGATGGGTCTGTCTGTTATGATTTGGGTTGCTCCACGGGAACTTTACTCGCCCGTTTAGCAAAGCATCATCAAGGAAAGCGAGTGCAATTTATTGGCATTGATGTGGAAGCGGAAATGGTCAATTATGGCCAAAATGTCTGTCAAAGTTTCGCTAATATTGAAATTCGGAATGAAAGTTTAATTGATTTAGATCTAGAAAAAGCGGATTTAATTATTGCTTACTACACCATGCAGTTTATTAAGCCCAAACATCGTCAAGTTTTATTTGATCGCATTTATGAAGCATTAAATTGGGGAGGGGGCTTTCTGTTATTTGAAAAAGTTCGCAGCCCTGATGCGCGTTTTCAAGATATGATGACTACGCTTTACACGGATTATAAATTGGATCAAGGCTATTCAGGCGATGAAATTATTGCTAAAAATAGAAGTTTGAAAGGGGTGTTAGAACCATTTTCTCATGAGGGGAATTTGGGATTATTAGAAAGAGCGGGGTTTGTTGATATAACAACGGTGATGAAATATATTTGTTTTGAAGGTTTTTTGGCGATCAAATAA
- the cmoB gene encoding tRNA 5-methoxyuridine(34)/uridine 5-oxyacetic acid(34) synthase CmoB, with translation MFHYQPLYDQLLNSPAREWLDTLPQEVETALQPKRNGHFLQWQEAVHHLPSLKPSRVELKDRVIIGCKGDTDEESYQQLETGLKQLLPWRKGPLDLFGVYIDTEWRSDWKWERLADQITPLKDRTVLDIGCGNGYYALRMLGMGAKLVVGLDPSILYTMQYEVIKRYLPEINAYVLPLGVQHLPENLRAFDTVFSMGVLYHQRSPLNHLQTLRNSLKPGRELVLETIVIPEDYTNVLIPEKRYAQMRNVWSLPNCATLTAWLDQCGFTEINLIDVTPTTIQEQRRTDWITSHSLENFLDPNDHSKTIEGYPAPLRAIVIAQAPT, from the coding sequence ATGTTTCATTATCAACCGTTATACGATCAACTCCTAAACTCACCAGCGAGAGAATGGCTAGACACCCTTCCCCAAGAGGTTGAAACCGCCTTACAACCGAAACGCAATGGACATTTTTTACAATGGCAGGAAGCCGTTCATCATCTCCCTAGTTTAAAGCCCAGTCGGGTAGAGTTAAAAGATCGGGTCATTATTGGTTGCAAAGGCGATACAGACGAAGAAAGTTATCAACAGCTAGAAACAGGCTTAAAACAACTTCTTCCTTGGCGCAAAGGTCCACTCGACTTATTTGGGGTGTATATTGATACGGAGTGGCGTTCCGACTGGAAATGGGAAAGACTAGCGGATCAGATTACGCCTCTCAAAGATCGAACCGTTTTAGATATCGGTTGCGGTAACGGCTATTATGCCTTACGAATGCTGGGAATGGGCGCAAAGTTAGTCGTCGGTTTAGATCCTTCTATTCTCTACACGATGCAATACGAAGTGATCAAGCGTTATTTACCCGAAATCAATGCTTATGTGCTTCCTTTGGGCGTGCAGCATCTTCCAGAAAATTTACGAGCCTTTGATACTGTTTTCTCCATGGGGGTACTTTACCATCAGCGATCGCCGCTTAACCATCTCCAAACCTTACGCAACAGCCTCAAACCAGGGAGAGAATTGGTTTTAGAAACCATTGTCATTCCAGAAGACTATACGAATGTTCTGATCCCAGAAAAACGCTACGCCCAGATGCGGAATGTCTGGTCACTTCCCAATTGTGCCACGTTAACCGCTTGGTTAGACCAATGTGGCTTTACCGAGATCAACTTAATTGATGTCACGCCTACCACCATTCAAGAACAACGACGCACAGATTGGATTACGTCTCATTCCTTAGAAAACTTTTTAGATCCCAATGATCACAGTAAAACCATTGAAGGCTATCCTGCACCCCTGCGAGCAATTGTAATCGCCCAAGCCCCGACCTGA
- the nadA gene encoding quinolinate synthase NadA, which produces MFTTAFAKSKSNANSIPTDLVTAVDTLKKELNAVILAHYYQEGDIQDVADYIGDSLGLSQKAADTDADVIVFAGVHFMAETAKILNPNKLVLLPDLDAGCSLAEGCPPKEFAEFRAKYPDHLVISYINCTAEIKAMSDIICTSSNAVKIVNQIPEDQPIIFAPDRNLGRYVMQQTGRDLVLWEGSCIVHETFSEKAIVQLKTTHPEAEIIAHPECEEPVLRHANYIGSTTSLLKYSQESDQSEFIVATEPGIIHQMEKATPNKTFIPAPAMNNCACNECPYMRLNTLEKLYLAMKHRQPEVMLSEDIRIRALKPIQRMLEMS; this is translated from the coding sequence GTGTTTACAACTGCTTTCGCCAAATCAAAATCAAACGCAAATTCTATTCCCACTGACTTAGTGACGGCTGTCGATACCCTCAAAAAAGAACTGAACGCGGTCATCTTAGCCCATTATTACCAAGAGGGAGATATTCAAGACGTTGCTGACTACATTGGCGACTCCCTCGGGTTATCTCAAAAAGCAGCGGATACCGATGCAGATGTGATTGTTTTCGCTGGGGTTCATTTCATGGCGGAAACTGCAAAAATTCTCAACCCAAATAAGCTAGTTTTACTTCCAGACTTAGATGCAGGATGTTCCTTAGCAGAAGGATGTCCTCCCAAGGAGTTCGCAGAATTTAGAGCCAAATATCCCGATCATTTAGTGATTTCTTATATTAACTGCACCGCCGAAATTAAGGCGATGAGTGATATTATTTGCACCAGTTCTAATGCGGTGAAAATTGTTAATCAAATTCCTGAAGATCAGCCGATTATTTTTGCCCCAGATCGCAATTTAGGACGCTATGTGATGCAGCAAACAGGACGGGATTTAGTGTTATGGGAAGGAAGCTGCATTGTTCATGAAACCTTCTCTGAAAAAGCAATTGTCCAGCTTAAAACCACTCATCCCGAAGCAGAAATTATCGCCCACCCCGAATGCGAAGAACCCGTTTTACGTCACGCCAATTATATCGGTTCCACCACTTCTCTGCTCAAGTATTCTCAAGAAAGTGATCAATCTGAGTTTATTGTTGCCACGGAACCAGGGATTATTCACCAAATGGAAAAAGCAACCCCGAATAAGACTTTTATTCCAGCCCCTGCGATGAATAATTGTGCGTGCAATGAATGTCCTTATATGCGTTTGAATACCCTAGAAAAACTCTATCTCGCAATGAAACATCGTCAACCAGAAGTGATGCTTTCTGAAGATATTCGTATCAGGGCCTTAAAACCTATTCAACGGATGCTCGAAATGAGTTAA
- the hflX gene encoding GTPase HflX → MSIETIHGNLKGLKSSQLKQLQRLYHQRQPRDRATTPEFAQRVAAISTDINQPVSAYINRRGQVIRVGVGSPRETQIPPLELPRYGAKRLSGIRCVTTALKSDPPKKPSLTAMVLQRLDVLVTLTLTGQGFQRRGGGATGYVESAYLAHLAPESDPNREQGLYWTVSPPLSLDVVTQQDFLDLVEGLEAEFEREYVAQQVDISHQRVVVVGLMTADLDHQQFADGLAEVTRLVDTAGGEVLQTITQRRSRPHPQTVIGAGKVQEIAIAVQTLGASLVAFDQDLTPAQARNLEQEIGVRVIDRTELILDIFAQRARSRAGKLQVELAQLEYLLPRLVGRGEAMSRLGGGIGTRGPGETKLETERRRIQKRVSRLQQEVNQLQSHRSRMRQQRQKQEVPTIAVVGYTNAGKSTLLNNLTHAEIYAEDQLFATLDPTTRRLNVPCQGEMKTILLTDTVGFIKELPPALIDAFRATLEEVSEADAMLHVVDLSHSAWESQIESVSKILEAMPIMPPESLLVFNKIDQVDSETLSYAKEHFPEAVYISAEKRLGLETLREKMGEMIINA, encoded by the coding sequence TTGTCAATCGAGACCATTCACGGCAACCTGAAGGGATTAAAATCAAGCCAGCTTAAACAACTGCAACGGCTATATCATCAACGTCAACCGCGCGATCGCGCAACTACTCCAGAATTTGCTCAGCGTGTGGCTGCAATTAGTACCGATATTAATCAGCCTGTTTCGGCATACATTAACCGTCGCGGACAGGTGATTCGGGTGGGGGTCGGTAGCCCCAGAGAAACCCAAATTCCGCCCTTGGAACTGCCCCGTTATGGGGCAAAGCGCTTATCAGGGATTCGTTGTGTCACTACGGCTTTAAAGTCAGATCCGCCGAAAAAGCCGAGTTTAACTGCAATGGTGTTACAACGGTTAGATGTATTAGTGACGTTAACGTTGACAGGACAGGGGTTTCAACGTCGCGGAGGGGGTGCAACGGGTTATGTGGAATCGGCTTATTTAGCCCATCTTGCCCCAGAATCTGACCCCAACCGAGAGCAAGGATTATATTGGACGGTTTCACCGCCATTAAGTCTAGATGTGGTCACGCAACAGGATTTTCTGGATTTAGTCGAGGGCTTAGAAGCCGAATTTGAGCGAGAATATGTTGCCCAACAAGTTGATATTTCTCATCAGCGTGTAGTAGTTGTGGGCTTGATGACAGCAGATTTAGATCATCAACAGTTTGCAGATGGTTTAGCGGAAGTTACTCGTTTGGTGGATACCGCAGGTGGGGAGGTGTTACAGACAATTACTCAGCGTCGCAGTCGCCCGCACCCACAAACCGTGATTGGTGCTGGGAAAGTCCAAGAAATCGCGATCGCGGTGCAGACATTAGGGGCGAGTTTAGTAGCGTTTGATCAAGATTTAACCCCCGCCCAAGCCCGAAATTTAGAACAAGAGATTGGGGTGAGGGTGATAGACCGCACTGAGTTGATTCTAGATATTTTTGCCCAAAGAGCGCGATCGCGCGCTGGGAAATTACAAGTGGAACTGGCGCAACTGGAATATCTCCTTCCGCGTCTGGTGGGGCGAGGAGAAGCCATGTCTCGCTTAGGAGGCGGAATCGGCACCCGTGGACCTGGGGAAACGAAATTAGAAACCGAACGCCGTCGCATTCAAAAGCGGGTATCACGGTTACAGCAAGAAGTCAACCAACTGCAATCGCATCGGTCTCGAATGCGCCAGCAGCGACAAAAACAAGAAGTTCCCACCATTGCAGTCGTCGGTTATACCAACGCGGGAAAATCCACCTTACTCAATAACCTCACCCATGCTGAGATTTACGCCGAAGACCAGCTATTTGCGACCCTTGACCCGACCACGCGCCGTCTCAACGTTCCCTGTCAGGGTGAAATGAAAACCATCTTACTCACCGATACCGTGGGTTTTATTAAAGAACTCCCGCCAGCCCTGATTGATGCCTTTCGCGCTACTTTAGAAGAGGTGAGTGAAGCGGATGCTATGTTGCACGTAGTGGACTTATCTCATTCTGCTTGGGAAAGCCAAATTGAATCGGTGAGTAAAATTTTAGAAGCGATGCCAATTATGCCACCCGAGAGTTTATTAGTCTTTAACAAGATTGATCAAGTTGACTCTGAAACCCTCAGCTATGCAAAAGAGCATTTTCCAGAAGCCGTTTATATTTCCGCAGAAAAGAGATTAGGCTTGGAAACGCTAAGGGAAAAGATGGGAGAAATGATTATCAATGCCTAG
- the pstC gene encoding phosphate ABC transporter permease subunit PstC, with protein sequence MTGNQTENLFQPNRGFSKLSERAVVFLFGFFALISIMTTLGIVLTLASETFAFFQEIPLWRFLTDTEWTPLFVNPQYGIFVLLSGTFLTSVIAITVALPIGLLSAIYLSEYAPTKVRRLIKPALEVLAGVPSVVFGYFALLFVTPLLQSFIPNLQGFNALSAGLVMGISITPLVGSISEDAIYSVPQSLRQGAYAMGCTKKEVVIGVVIPAALSGIVASFILAISRAVGETMIVTVAAGQNPTLTLNPFVSVQTMTSFIVQVSLGDAPTGTLAYNTLFVVGTTLFLITLLLNVFSFWFVRKFREKYE encoded by the coding sequence ATGACAGGTAATCAAACTGAAAACCTATTCCAGCCTAATCGCGGTTTTAGTAAACTTAGCGAGCGAGCCGTTGTTTTTCTCTTCGGCTTTTTTGCCCTGATCTCCATTATGACAACCTTGGGGATTGTGCTAACTTTAGCCTCGGAAACATTTGCCTTTTTCCAAGAAATTCCGCTATGGCGATTTCTCACCGATACGGAATGGACTCCTTTATTTGTTAATCCTCAATATGGAATTTTTGTTCTGTTGAGTGGGACATTTTTGACTTCTGTAATTGCGATTACTGTGGCTTTGCCCATTGGGTTACTCTCGGCAATTTACTTGAGTGAATACGCACCCACAAAAGTCCGTCGTTTGATTAAACCAGCCTTAGAAGTCTTAGCAGGGGTTCCCTCGGTTGTTTTCGGTTACTTTGCGCTGCTTTTTGTGACACCATTACTACAAAGTTTTATTCCCAACTTACAGGGTTTTAATGCGTTGAGTGCGGGTCTGGTGATGGGGATTTCAATTACGCCTCTTGTGGGTTCAATCAGTGAAGATGCCATTTATTCTGTCCCCCAAAGTTTACGTCAAGGGGCTTATGCAATGGGTTGCACGAAAAAAGAGGTCGTGATTGGGGTTGTGATTCCAGCAGCTTTATCGGGAATTGTTGCTTCCTTTATCCTAGCCATCTCACGAGCAGTGGGAGAAACAATGATTGTAACGGTTGCTGCAGGACAAAACCCAACCTTAACCCTGAATCCTTTCGTGTCGGTGCAAACGATGACTTCGTTTATTGTTCAGGTGAGTTTAGGAGATGCGCCAACAGGGACGCTTGCCTACAACACTTTATTTGTGGTTGGTACAACCTTATTCTTAATCACACTCCTACTGAATGTCTTTAGTTTCTGGTTTGTTCGTAAATTTAGGGAGAAATACGAGTAA
- a CDS encoding cupin domain-containing protein, giving the protein MLVRKLKECEEFTAGDGTILRELLHPDKQPLALRYSLAHAIVPVGQTSIPHSLTTSEVYYIIQGQGEMHIDEETQRIEPGDAIYIPPNARQYVHNCGDEPLVFVCMVDPAWRVEDETIYNS; this is encoded by the coding sequence ATGTTAGTGAGAAAACTCAAAGAATGTGAAGAATTTACCGCCGGTGACGGCACGATTTTACGGGAACTATTGCATCCCGATAAGCAACCGTTAGCCCTGCGATATAGTCTGGCGCACGCGATCGTCCCTGTGGGTCAAACTTCAATTCCTCACTCCTTAACGACCTCTGAGGTTTATTACATTATCCAAGGTCAAGGAGAGATGCATATTGATGAAGAAACCCAACGCATTGAGCCTGGAGATGCGATTTATATTCCCCCCAATGCTCGTCAGTACGTGCATAATTGTGGCGATGAACCATTAGTTTTTGTCTGTATGGTGGATCCTGCTTGGCGCGTCGAAGACGAAACCATTTATAATTCATGA
- the pstA gene encoding phosphate ABC transporter permease PstA — MTTADPMKEQVSSQFQTSLAKRYQQGNIFRIVSMIATYIGLVVLAVLLIDVLVDGIGNLDWSFLANYPSRKPEQAGFLSAWVGTIWLMVITAIVSFVVGVGSGIFLEEFAADTWYAKVIEVNIGNLAAVPSIIYGLLGLQAFVRVMEPLTGGRTVLAGSLTMSLLILPIIIVSTREALRAVPNSLRQAGMALGATRWQVVREQVFPLAFPGMLTGTILALSRAIGETAPLITVGALTYIAFLPPAWPIWEGLRTPFTVMPIQIFNWVSRPQEEFHAVAATGIIVLMVVLLLMNSIAIFLRNKFQKKLN, encoded by the coding sequence ATGACAACTGCTGATCCCATGAAAGAGCAGGTAAGCTCACAATTTCAAACGTCTCTAGCGAAACGTTACCAGCAGGGTAATATTTTTCGTATTGTCAGCATGATCGCGACCTATATTGGTTTAGTGGTCTTGGCTGTGTTATTAATTGATGTTCTAGTTGATGGTATTGGCAATCTTGACTGGAGCTTTTTGGCTAACTATCCTTCCCGTAAACCAGAACAAGCTGGATTTCTCTCTGCTTGGGTGGGAACCATCTGGCTGATGGTGATTACTGCCATTGTGTCTTTTGTCGTTGGCGTTGGCTCAGGAATTTTCTTAGAAGAATTTGCAGCAGACACTTGGTATGCTAAAGTGATCGAGGTCAATATTGGTAATTTAGCTGCAGTTCCTTCCATTATTTATGGTTTGCTGGGCTTGCAAGCCTTTGTTCGGGTTATGGAACCTCTCACTGGCGGGCGGACAGTATTAGCAGGTTCGCTAACGATGTCCTTGCTGATTCTGCCGATCATTATTGTTTCCACTCGTGAAGCCCTCAGAGCAGTTCCAAATAGTTTAAGACAAGCGGGAATGGCACTGGGTGCAACTCGTTGGCAAGTGGTCCGAGAACAAGTGTTTCCCCTTGCCTTTCCAGGAATGCTGACAGGAACGATTCTTGCGCTTTCTCGTGCGATTGGAGAGACTGCGCCGTTAATTACAGTGGGAGCTTTAACTTATATTGCTTTTCTGCCTCCAGCTTGGCCAATTTGGGAGGGCTTAAGAACGCCGTTTACGGTGATGCCCATTCAAATTTTTAACTGGGTATCCCGTCCCCAAGAAGAGTTTCATGCAGTGGCTGCTACTGGAATTATTGTTCTGATGGTGGTGTTACTACTGATGAACTCCATTGCCATTTTCCTCCGTAACAAATTTCAGAAAAAACTTAATTAA
- a CDS encoding Uma2 family endonuclease yields the protein MSLAESIFQNTPSSSISLDPHALKHWTREDYHRMSEFGILDPEERTELIAGQITLMAAKGTSHVTALHLLANTLREQLGNEMLVRTQDPIQLDDFSEPEPDLAIVEGSVLDYVEHHPRPDQVYLLVEVADTTLKTDCEIKDKLYALANIPDYWVLDVKNRQLHIFRHPTATGYTSHFILSEPNQTSLLGFPNVTITLSAILPPS from the coding sequence ATGAGCCTTGCTGAGTCGATTTTTCAAAATACTCCATCCTCTAGCATTAGTCTAGATCCCCATGCTTTGAAACACTGGACGAGAGAGGACTACCATCGCATGAGCGAATTCGGTATTCTTGATCCAGAAGAGCGTACCGAACTTATCGCGGGACAAATTACTCTCATGGCAGCAAAAGGAACAAGCCATGTGACAGCATTACATCTTCTCGCTAATACCCTGCGGGAACAATTGGGGAATGAAATGTTAGTGCGAACCCAAGATCCGATTCAACTGGATGATTTTTCTGAACCCGAACCCGATCTTGCCATTGTTGAAGGGTCAGTTTTAGATTATGTTGAACACCATCCCCGTCCCGATCAAGTTTATCTCTTAGTTGAGGTTGCAGATACGACACTGAAAACCGATTGCGAAATCAAAGACAAACTGTATGCTTTAGCCAATATTCCAGACTATTGGGTTTTAGATGTCAAAAACCGTCAGCTTCATATCTTTCGTCATCCTACCGCTACAGGTTACACTAGCCATTTTATTCTCTCTGAACCCAATCAGACTTCACTTTTAGGATTTCCTAATGTTACGATTACTCTCTCTGCGATTCTTCCTCCCAGTTAA
- a CDS encoding rhodanese-related sulfurtransferase: protein MIVATFYKFVELDQLEELQTKLKMFCENHGVMGTILLAEEGINSTIAGEKESIEQFFHLLKEDERLADIQPKLTETDEMPFVRLKVKIKPEIVTMGVEEIEPAITTGKHIDPKTWNQIISDPEVLVIDTRNEYEYKVGTFHNAISPQTNSFRQFPEFVEENLDPKKHKKIAMFCTGGIRCEKASAYLVKQGFEEVYQLNGGILNYLETVSSEESLWEGECFVFDQRVAVTEDLETGNYELCYACSQPLSPEDRQSEKYEPGISCPYCYDQLTEKQRDRCKERRRQQELAKQRNQKHVGAKLQQH, encoded by the coding sequence ATGATTGTTGCTACGTTTTATAAGTTTGTTGAGTTAGATCAGTTAGAAGAGTTACAAACTAAGCTCAAGATGTTTTGTGAAAATCATGGCGTTATGGGAACAATTCTTTTAGCAGAAGAAGGAATTAATTCTACAATTGCGGGTGAGAAAGAAAGTATTGAGCAGTTTTTTCATTTACTAAAAGAAGATGAACGCTTAGCAGATATTCAACCCAAGTTAACAGAAACCGATGAAATGCCTTTTGTGCGGTTGAAGGTCAAAATCAAACCTGAAATTGTCACCATGGGCGTTGAAGAAATTGAACCTGCAATTACGACAGGAAAACATATTGATCCCAAAACTTGGAATCAAATTATTTCTGATCCAGAGGTGTTAGTGATTGACACTCGTAATGAGTATGAGTATAAAGTGGGGACGTTTCATAATGCGATTTCTCCCCAGACAAATAGTTTCCGCCAATTTCCTGAATTTGTGGAAGAAAATCTTGACCCGAAAAAGCATAAGAAAATTGCTATGTTTTGCACGGGAGGGATTCGTTGCGAAAAAGCCAGTGCTTATTTAGTGAAACAAGGATTTGAAGAAGTTTATCAACTCAATGGCGGAATTTTGAATTATTTAGAAACCGTTTCCTCGGAAGAATCTTTATGGGAAGGGGAATGTTTTGTGTTTGATCAACGAGTTGCGGTTACTGAGGATTTAGAAACGGGAAACTATGAACTCTGTTACGCTTGTAGCCAGCCTTTATCCCCAGAAGATCGGCAATCGGAAAAATATGAACCAGGAATTTCTTGCCCATATTGCTATGATCAGTTAACGGAAAAACAGCGCGATCGCTGCAAGGAACGTCGCCGACAACAGGAACTTGCCAAACAACGCAATCAAAAGCACGTTGGCGCAAAACTGCAACAGCATTAA
- the accC gene encoding acetyl-CoA carboxylase biotin carboxylase subunit codes for MSFSKILIANRGEIALRILHSCEELGIATVAVHSTIDRNALHVQLADESVCIGEPPSSKSYLNIPNLIAAALTRNATAIHPGYGFLAENARFSEICADHHIQFIGPTPASIRAMGDKSTAKETMQKAGVPVVPGSDGLLADETTAYRVARDIGFPVMLKATAGGGGRGMRLVHHEGELSKLFQAAKGESEAAFGNSGVYLEKFIERPRHIEFQILADSYGNVVHLGERDCSIQRRHQKLLEESPSPVLDESLRQKMGKAAVKAAQSINYVGAGTVEFLLDAHGNFYFMEMNTRIQVEHPVTEMVTGLDLIAEQIRIAQGEKLSIRQKDVEIRGHAIECRINAEDPDHDFRPQPGRISGYLPPGGPGVRMDSHVYTDYEIPPYYDSLIGKLIVWGPTRDAAIKRMKRALRECAITGVTTTISFHQKILETPAFLEGDVYTNFVQQHLLQQ; via the coding sequence ATGTCCTTTTCTAAAATTTTAATTGCCAATCGTGGGGAAATTGCCCTGCGGATTTTACATAGTTGCGAAGAACTCGGCATTGCTACCGTTGCCGTCCACTCCACCATTGACCGAAACGCTCTGCACGTGCAACTGGCGGATGAAAGTGTCTGCATTGGAGAACCCCCATCGAGTAAAAGTTATCTCAATATTCCCAATCTGATTGCTGCTGCTTTAACGCGAAATGCAACGGCGATTCATCCTGGCTATGGTTTTTTGGCGGAAAACGCAAGATTTTCTGAAATTTGTGCCGATCATCATATTCAATTTATCGGACCCACTCCTGCTTCTATTCGAGCCATGGGGGATAAATCAACGGCGAAAGAAACAATGCAAAAAGCAGGTGTTCCTGTTGTTCCTGGGAGTGATGGCTTGCTTGCTGATGAAACAACCGCTTATCGGGTGGCGCGAGACATTGGCTTTCCAGTCATGTTGAAAGCAACAGCAGGGGGAGGCGGACGTGGGATGCGTTTAGTCCACCATGAGGGAGAACTCAGTAAACTTTTTCAAGCTGCGAAGGGAGAGTCAGAAGCAGCATTTGGTAATAGTGGCGTTTATTTAGAAAAATTTATTGAACGTCCCCGTCATATTGAATTTCAAATTCTTGCTGATAGTTACGGCAATGTGGTGCATTTAGGAGAAAGAGATTGTTCGATTCAGCGTCGCCACCAAAAATTACTGGAAGAATCCCCCAGTCCCGTTTTAGATGAAAGCCTACGTCAAAAAATGGGGAAAGCAGCGGTAAAAGCTGCCCAGTCGATTAACTATGTCGGTGCGGGAACAGTGGAATTTTTGTTGGATGCTCACGGTAACTTCTATTTTATGGAAATGAATACCCGCATCCAAGTGGAACATCCAGTGACAGAGATGGTAACGGGATTAGATTTAATTGCTGAACAAATCCGCATTGCACAAGGAGAAAAACTGAGCATTCGTCAAAAAGATGTCGAGATTCGAGGTCACGCCATTGAATGTCGCATTAACGCCGAAGATCCTGATCATGATTTTCGCCCCCAACCTGGACGAATTAGCGGTTATCTTCCCCCAGGAGGGCCAGGGGTGAGAATGGACTCTCATGTTTATACCGATTATGAAATCCCCCCGTATTATGACTCTCTGATTGGAAAGTTAATTGTTTGGGGTCCCACGCGAGATGCAGCGATTAAACGGATGAAACGCGCCTTACGAGAATGTGCAATTACAGGTGTCACCACAACGATTAGTTTTCATCAGAAAATTCTGGAAACGCCAGCCTTTTTAGAGGGGGATGTTTATACGAATTTTGTGCAACAACATCTGCTGCAACAGTGA
- the pstB gene encoding phosphate ABC transporter ATP-binding protein PstB, with protein sequence MTSDPQVSQPSNSAQVNDPVLRAANVNVYYGSTLAVRNVNMDIHANEVTALIGPSGCGKSTILRCFNRLNDLVAGARVEGKITYHEKDLYAKGVDPVEVRRRIGMVFQKPNPFPKSIYENIAFGARINGYQGDMDQLVEQSLKQAALWEEVKDKLKESGLSLSGGQQQRLCIARGIAIQPEVILMDEPCSALDPISTLRIEELIAELKEKYTIVIVTHNMQQASRVSDRTAFFNAEPTEHGKQGYLVEYNDTQSIFQNPAEEATQQYVSGAFG encoded by the coding sequence ATGACAAGTGATCCCCAAGTTTCCCAACCCTCGAATAGCGCTCAGGTTAATGATCCTGTTTTAAGAGCAGCCAATGTTAATGTCTATTATGGTTCAACTTTAGCCGTGCGTAATGTCAATATGGACATTCATGCCAATGAAGTGACGGCTTTGATTGGTCCATCTGGTTGTGGTAAAAGTACTATTCTTCGCTGCTTTAATCGTCTCAATGATTTAGTGGCTGGGGCGAGAGTGGAAGGAAAAATTACTTATCACGAGAAAGATTTATATGCCAAAGGCGTTGATCCTGTAGAAGTACGCCGTCGCATTGGCATGGTTTTCCAAAAGCCTAACCCCTTCCCGAAGTCTATTTATGAAAATATTGCTTTTGGAGCGCGGATTAATGGCTACCAAGGGGATATGGATCAACTCGTGGAACAAAGTCTCAAACAAGCTGCATTATGGGAAGAGGTGAAGGATAAGTTAAAAGAAAGTGGTTTATCCTTATCGGGTGGACAACAACAGCGTCTCTGTATTGCCAGAGGGATTGCGATTCAGCCAGAAGTGATTTTAATGGACGAACCCTGTTCAGCACTTGACCCCATTTCCACACTTCGCATTGAGGAGTTAATTGCGGAGTTAAAAGAAAAATATACCATTGTGATTGTGACTCACAATATGCAGCAAGCCTCACGGGTGTCGGATCGCACTGCTTTCTTTAATGCTGAGCCCACTGAACACGGAAAACAAGGCTATCTGGTGGAATATAACGATACTCAGTCTATTTTTCAGAATCCAGCAGAAGAAGCCACTCAGCAGTATGTTAGTGGGGCGTTTGGTTAA